One window from the genome of Bradyrhizobium xenonodulans encodes:
- a CDS encoding aminotransferase-like domain-containing protein gives MTSSFDFAPLFPAGLPAPSARWTGLAKYSFVGGNNDSEQLPLDELIEAANLALQREGRSLATYGLAHGPQGYLPLREFLVTKLKRDAGINCTVDDLLIVSGSLQALDLVNATLLARGDTVIFEQDSYQGSLTRLARLGVNVVGIPLDKDGMRMDALAATLADLKSRGIRPKYIYTIPTVQNPTGSIMPESRRAELVRLATEYGVPIFEDDCYADLVWSGQRPPAIYAMSPNGGVIHIGSFSKSIAPALRVGFIVAPWDVMSRMLALKTDAGSGALEQMVLATYCKPHFSTHVPALTKALRTKLDTLMESLNEQFGTAAEFEEPKGGIFLWVKLPDQVDTLKLYQAALAAGVSINPGPEWSTNKGHSSSRLRLCFASPSHQQIREGVAVLAEVCRKEFGVPARSANVDKRGQ, from the coding sequence ATGACGTCCAGCTTCGATTTCGCGCCCCTGTTTCCGGCAGGGCTGCCGGCTCCTTCCGCGCGCTGGACGGGCCTTGCCAAATACAGTTTTGTCGGCGGCAATAACGACTCCGAGCAGCTGCCGCTCGATGAGCTGATCGAGGCGGCCAACCTCGCCCTGCAACGCGAAGGCCGCTCGCTCGCCACTTACGGGCTGGCCCATGGTCCCCAGGGCTATTTGCCCTTGCGCGAATTCCTGGTGACAAAGCTGAAGCGCGATGCGGGCATCAATTGCACGGTCGACGATCTCCTGATCGTCTCGGGCTCGCTGCAGGCGCTCGACCTCGTCAACGCGACGCTGCTGGCGCGCGGCGACACCGTGATTTTCGAGCAGGACAGCTACCAGGGCTCGCTGACCCGCCTGGCACGCCTCGGCGTCAACGTCGTCGGCATCCCGCTGGACAAGGACGGCATGCGCATGGATGCGCTGGCCGCGACGCTCGCCGACCTCAAGAGCCGCGGCATCCGTCCCAAATACATCTACACCATCCCGACCGTTCAGAACCCGACCGGCAGCATCATGCCGGAGAGCCGCCGCGCTGAACTGGTTCGGCTCGCAACCGAATACGGCGTGCCCATCTTCGAGGATGATTGCTATGCCGACCTCGTCTGGTCGGGACAGCGGCCGCCGGCGATCTACGCGATGAGCCCGAACGGCGGCGTGATCCATATCGGCTCATTCTCCAAGTCGATCGCGCCGGCGCTGCGCGTCGGCTTCATCGTGGCGCCCTGGGATGTGATGTCGCGGATGCTGGCGCTGAAGACGGATGCGGGCTCCGGCGCGCTGGAGCAGATGGTGCTCGCCACCTATTGCAAGCCGCATTTCTCGACACACGTGCCGGCACTGACGAAGGCGCTGCGCACCAAGCTCGACACGCTGATGGAGTCCCTCAACGAGCAATTCGGCACCGCGGCCGAGTTCGAGGAGCCCAAAGGCGGCATCTTCCTCTGGGTCAAGCTGCCCGACCAGGTCGATACGCTAAAGCTGTATCAGGCCGCGCTCGCCGCCGGCGTCTCGATCAACCCAGGGCCGGAATGGTCGACCAACAAGGGTCATTCCAGCTCGCGCCTTCGGCTGTGCTTTGCGAGCCCTTCGCATCAGCAGATCCGCGAGGGCGTCGCCGTGCTGGCCGAAGTCTGCCGCAAGGAGTTCGGCGTGCCGGCCCGCAGCGCCAATGTGGATAAGCGAGGCCAGTGA
- a CDS encoding DUF3124 domain-containing protein, whose amino-acid sequence MRNGLFAAMLLGPLACAAPAAAQSKVNIEQNYADSLTALPKEELAVSGGFYVPAYSSVAMSQGKLRVDFSVTLSVHNASETQALVVKRIAYFDTAGKQVETYLKGQVALKPLATVSIFVPTDDVRGGTGANFLVDWAATSEIAEPVVEALMVGGVANAHYAFISQGRPTRTAGKK is encoded by the coding sequence ATGCGAAACGGGCTGTTCGCAGCCATGCTGCTAGGCCCCCTCGCCTGCGCCGCGCCCGCAGCTGCTCAATCCAAGGTCAATATCGAACAAAACTACGCCGATTCGCTCACCGCACTGCCGAAGGAGGAACTTGCCGTCTCCGGCGGGTTCTACGTGCCTGCCTATTCCAGCGTCGCGATGAGCCAGGGCAAGCTGCGTGTCGACTTCTCGGTGACACTGAGCGTGCACAACGCCTCCGAGACGCAAGCACTGGTGGTCAAACGCATCGCCTATTTCGACACCGCAGGCAAGCAGGTCGAGACCTACCTGAAGGGTCAGGTAGCCCTGAAGCCGCTGGCCACCGTCTCGATCTTCGTCCCGACCGACGACGTGCGCGGCGGGACCGGGGCCAATTTCCTCGTCGACTGGGCCGCAACAAGCGAGATCGCCGAGCCGGTGGTCGAGGCCTTGATGGTTGGCGGCGTCGCCAATGCGCATTACGCTTTCATCAGCCAGGGCCGTCCGACCCGGACGGCCGGCAAAAAGTAA
- a CDS encoding cation:proton antiporter produces MHELIRDITLCILFAWMLGLLAHFSRQPLILAYLIAGFCIGPFGAGWVKSQESISVISELGLIFMLFMIGLEIDLKKIVRAGKVILFAAGGQLLGGCLLGVLFFVGIGLSLGGGKFDAVYLCVACALSSTVIIVKVLYEKRELDTLPGRITLGVLVLQDIFAILFLAVQPSLANLEVSVILLSIGRVAVLVAAALLVSRYVLPRLFHQIARRPELILLGALAWCFLVAETAERLSLSREMGALIAGVSLSTFPYALDVTAKVTTLRDFFITLFFVALGMTIPVPGLSVIGLALMIAAFTVVSRLVTTFTPLYLMKQGLRASLLPALNLAQISEFSLVVIQTGVADHHIAAETANAASFAFVVLAVLSTFAMSRSDEITRWAIGPLKRIGLKDLDHGNGHGEEGHEGGHGEARRIVILGFFRAASALLAEIERQAPVLLEQITVVDFNPNVYQTLLSRGLHVIYGDISSADTLLHAGVGKSEMIILSVPDALLKGASNEKLVRHVRTLNPTALIVATADLLSDVDELYAAGASYVTVTRLSDAHELFTVIEAAQAGLLADKRAELDQRLGERREVLP; encoded by the coding sequence ATGCACGAGCTCATTCGCGACATCACTCTCTGTATTCTGTTTGCCTGGATGCTGGGCCTTCTCGCCCATTTCTCTCGGCAGCCGCTGATCCTGGCCTACCTTATCGCCGGCTTCTGCATAGGTCCATTCGGCGCCGGCTGGGTCAAGTCGCAGGAATCGATCAGCGTCATCTCCGAGCTCGGCCTGATCTTCATGCTGTTCATGATCGGGCTCGAGATCGACCTGAAGAAGATCGTGCGGGCGGGCAAGGTGATCCTGTTCGCGGCGGGCGGCCAGCTCCTCGGTGGCTGCCTGCTCGGGGTGCTGTTCTTCGTCGGCATCGGGCTATCGCTCGGCGGCGGGAAGTTCGATGCGGTCTATCTCTGTGTCGCCTGCGCGCTGTCGAGCACCGTCATCATCGTCAAGGTGCTCTACGAGAAGCGCGAACTCGACACGCTACCGGGCCGCATCACCCTCGGCGTGCTGGTGCTCCAGGACATCTTTGCCATCCTGTTCCTGGCGGTGCAGCCGAGCCTTGCCAATCTGGAAGTCAGCGTCATCCTGCTCTCGATCGGCCGCGTCGCCGTGCTGGTCGCAGCGGCCCTGCTGGTCAGCCGTTACGTGCTGCCGCGCCTGTTCCACCAGATCGCCCGCCGCCCCGAGCTGATCCTGCTCGGCGCGCTGGCCTGGTGCTTCCTCGTCGCCGAGACCGCCGAGCGGTTGTCGCTGTCGCGCGAGATGGGTGCCCTGATCGCCGGCGTCTCGCTTTCGACCTTTCCCTACGCGCTCGACGTCACCGCCAAGGTCACCACGCTGCGGGATTTCTTCATCACGCTGTTCTTCGTCGCCCTCGGCATGACCATTCCCGTGCCGGGCCTGTCCGTGATCGGGCTGGCCCTGATGATCGCGGCGTTCACCGTGGTGAGCCGCCTCGTCACCACCTTCACGCCGCTCTACCTGATGAAGCAGGGCCTGCGCGCCAGCCTGTTGCCGGCCCTCAATCTCGCGCAGATCTCGGAGTTCTCGCTGGTGGTGATCCAGACCGGCGTCGCCGACCACCACATCGCAGCCGAGACGGCGAACGCGGCCTCCTTCGCCTTCGTGGTGCTCGCCGTGCTCTCGACCTTCGCGATGAGCCGCAGCGACGAGATCACCCGCTGGGCGATCGGCCCCCTGAAGCGGATCGGCTTGAAGGACCTCGATCACGGCAACGGCCATGGTGAGGAGGGGCACGAGGGCGGCCATGGCGAGGCCCGCCGTATCGTCATCCTCGGCTTTTTCCGTGCGGCGAGCGCGCTGCTGGCGGAGATCGAGCGGCAGGCCCCGGTTCTGCTCGAGCAGATCACCGTGGTCGACTTCAACCCCAATGTGTACCAGACCCTGCTGTCACGCGGTCTGCACGTGATCTATGGCGACATCAGCAGCGCCGATACGCTGCTCCACGCCGGCGTCGGCAAGTCCGAGATGATCATTCTCAGCGTGCCGGATGCGCTGCTGAAGGGGGCCAGCAACGAGAAGCTGGTCCGTCACGTCCGTACCCTCAACCCGACCGCCCTGATCGTGGCCACTGCCGATCTTTTGTCGGACGTGGACGAACTCTATGCGGCCGGCGCCAGCTACGTCACGGTGACCCGGCTCAGCGATGCTCATGAGCTGTTTACCGTGATCGAGGCCGCCCAGGCCGGACTTCTGGCCGACAAGCGCGCCGAGCTCGATCAGCGGCTCGGCGAGCGGCGCGAAGTGCTGCCCTGA
- the ribB gene encoding 3,4-dihydroxy-2-butanone-4-phosphate synthase — MPDSIQEVLQAFARGELVVVTDDEDREGEGDLIVAASLCTAEKMAFIIRHTSGIVCAPVTTEDARRLRLDPMVAHNDSAHTTAFTVSIDYKPDGGTGISAEERASCCRALSNPNAGANDFARPGHIFPLIAKDGGVLLRSGHTEAAVDLCKLSGLPPVGVISELMNDDGSVMKGEQVAQFAAKHKLKHVTIADMIAYRQAREKLIERVSTFTTESPIGPLQGYAYRSPFDSIAHVAFVYNGVGDGKNVLTRFHKPNIVKDIFTGHKRMAAVLEHFKKSGRGVLVYLRDGAAGVPVSALPDETATEADRNRQWREVGVGAQILRDLGVTSIRHLTSSVHDYKGLSGFGIEIVANEQLES, encoded by the coding sequence ATGCCCGATAGCATCCAGGAAGTCTTGCAGGCCTTTGCCCGGGGTGAGCTCGTGGTCGTCACCGACGACGAGGACCGCGAGGGCGAGGGCGATCTGATCGTCGCCGCCTCGCTCTGCACCGCCGAGAAGATGGCGTTCATCATCCGTCACACCTCCGGTATCGTCTGCGCGCCTGTGACGACCGAGGACGCGCGCCGGCTGCGGCTCGATCCGATGGTGGCCCACAATGATTCCGCGCACACCACGGCGTTCACGGTCTCGATCGACTACAAGCCCGATGGCGGCACCGGCATCTCGGCCGAAGAGCGCGCCTCGTGTTGCCGCGCGCTGTCCAATCCCAATGCCGGCGCCAACGATTTTGCCCGCCCCGGCCACATCTTCCCGCTGATCGCCAAGGACGGCGGCGTGCTCTTGCGCTCCGGCCATACCGAGGCTGCCGTGGACCTGTGCAAGCTCTCCGGCCTGCCGCCGGTCGGCGTCATCAGCGAGCTGATGAACGACGACGGCAGCGTGATGAAGGGCGAGCAGGTCGCGCAGTTCGCGGCAAAGCATAAGCTGAAGCACGTCACCATCGCCGACATGATCGCCTACCGCCAGGCGCGCGAAAAACTGATCGAGCGGGTCTCGACCTTCACGACCGAAAGCCCGATCGGGCCCTTGCAGGGCTATGCCTACCGCTCGCCGTTCGATTCCATCGCCCACGTCGCCTTCGTCTATAACGGCGTCGGTGACGGCAAGAACGTGCTGACGCGCTTCCACAAGCCGAATATCGTCAAGGACATCTTCACCGGCCACAAGCGCATGGCGGCCGTGCTCGAGCATTTCAAGAAATCCGGCCGTGGCGTGCTGGTCTATCTGCGCGATGGTGCGGCCGGCGTCCCGGTGTCGGCACTCCCGGACGAGACGGCGACGGAAGCCGACCGCAACCGCCAGTGGCGCGAGGTCGGCGTCGGCGCGCAGATCCTGCGCGATCTCGGCGTCACCTCGATCCGCCATCTCACCTCCTCGGTGCACGACTACAAGGGCCTGTCCGGCTTCGGCATCGAGATCGTCGCCAACGAGCAGCTCGAGAGTTAG
- a CDS encoding acyl-CoA dehydrogenase: MSVRPQAKDKPAAASFQWDDPFLLDEQLTEDERMVRDTARAYAQDKLLPRVTKAYLEEKTDREIFNEMGELGLIGITLPEEYGCANASYVAYGLVAREIERVDSGYRSMNSVQSSLVMYPIYAYGDENQRKKYLPKLASGEWVGCFGLTEPDAGSDPAGMKTRAEKVSDGYRLTGSKMWISNAPIADVFVVWAKSAAHDNQIRGFVLEKGMKGLSAPKIGGKLSLRASITGEVVMDGVVVPEDALLPNVSGLKGPFGCLNRARYGISWGALGAAEDCMHRARQYTLDRKQFGKPLAATQLVQKKLADMETEIALGLQGSLRVGRLMDEGKFAPEMISIMKRNNCGKALDIARVARDMHGGNGISAEYHVMRHVHNLETVNTYEGTHDVHALILGRAITGIQAFF, encoded by the coding sequence ATGAGCGTGCGCCCTCAGGCCAAGGACAAGCCGGCTGCGGCTTCTTTCCAGTGGGACGATCCGTTCCTGCTCGATGAGCAGCTCACCGAAGACGAGCGCATGGTGCGCGACACCGCGCGCGCTTACGCCCAGGACAAGCTGCTGCCGCGCGTCACCAAGGCCTATCTCGAAGAGAAGACCGATCGCGAGATCTTCAACGAGATGGGCGAGCTCGGCCTGATCGGCATCACGCTGCCTGAGGAATATGGCTGCGCCAACGCCAGCTACGTCGCCTACGGCCTCGTCGCGCGCGAGATCGAGCGGGTGGACTCAGGGTACCGCTCGATGAACTCGGTCCAGTCCTCGCTGGTGATGTATCCGATCTACGCCTATGGCGACGAGAACCAGCGCAAGAAATACCTGCCGAAGCTCGCCAGCGGCGAGTGGGTCGGCTGCTTCGGGCTCACCGAGCCCGACGCCGGCTCCGATCCGGCCGGCATGAAGACCCGCGCGGAAAAGGTCTCGGACGGCTATCGCCTCACCGGCAGCAAGATGTGGATCTCGAACGCGCCGATCGCCGACGTGTTCGTGGTCTGGGCCAAGTCGGCCGCGCATGACAACCAGATCCGCGGCTTCGTGCTGGAAAAGGGCATGAAGGGCCTGTCCGCGCCGAAGATCGGCGGCAAGCTGTCGCTCCGCGCCTCGATCACCGGCGAGGTCGTGATGGACGGCGTCGTGGTCCCCGAAGACGCGCTGCTGCCCAACGTCTCCGGCCTCAAGGGCCCGTTCGGCTGCCTCAACCGCGCCCGCTACGGCATCTCCTGGGGCGCGCTTGGCGCCGCCGAGGACTGCATGCATCGCGCCCGCCAGTACACGCTCGACCGCAAGCAGTTCGGCAAGCCGCTCGCCGCGACCCAGCTGGTGCAGAAGAAGCTCGCCGACATGGAGACCGAGATCGCGCTCGGCCTCCAGGGCTCGCTTCGCGTCGGCCGCCTGATGGACGAGGGCAAGTTCGCGCCCGAGATGATCTCGATCATGAAGCGCAACAATTGCGGCAAGGCTCTCGACATCGCCCGCGTCGCGCGCGACATGCACGGCGGCAACGGCATCTCGGCCGAGTATCACGTGATGCGCCACGTCCATAACCTCGAGACGGTCAACACCTACGAGGGCACCCACGACGTCCACGCGCTCATTCTCGGCCGCGCGATCACGGGCATTCAGGCGTTTTTCTGA
- a CDS encoding MBL fold metallo-hydrolase — translation MSDNDDVPFNRNFPLKAGVVEEVRPGVRRVLCNNPSPFTFTGTVSYIVGTGNVAIIDPGPDDEAHAKALLDAVSGETVSHIFVTHTHRDHSPNTARIKQATGAPVYAEGSHRASRPRFESEKYNPESGADRDFVPDIRIAHGDVVEGDGWRLEAVATPGHTANHLAFAWPERKFNFVGDHVMGWSTSIVAPPDGSMIDYMDSLDRLAAREEDLYFSGHGPEIPDGPRFVRFLIRHRKAREASILHRLAKGETDIPTMVRAIYIGIDPRLTTAAGYSVLAHLEDLVARGVVATDGDPVITGSYRMA, via the coding sequence ATGTCCGACAACGACGACGTCCCGTTCAACCGCAACTTTCCGCTTAAAGCTGGTGTCGTCGAGGAAGTCCGTCCCGGCGTGCGGCGCGTGCTCTGCAACAATCCGAGTCCGTTCACCTTCACCGGCACGGTCAGCTACATCGTAGGCACCGGCAACGTCGCGATCATCGATCCGGGCCCGGACGATGAGGCGCATGCGAAGGCGCTGCTCGATGCTGTCAGCGGCGAGACGGTGAGCCATATCTTCGTCACCCACACCCACCGCGACCATTCGCCGAACACCGCGCGGATCAAGCAGGCGACCGGCGCGCCTGTGTATGCCGAAGGCTCGCACCGTGCCTCGCGTCCGCGCTTCGAGAGCGAGAAGTACAATCCGGAGTCGGGCGCCGATCGCGACTTCGTTCCCGACATCAGGATCGCCCATGGCGACGTCGTCGAGGGCGATGGCTGGCGGCTCGAGGCCGTGGCGACGCCCGGCCACACCGCCAATCATCTCGCCTTCGCCTGGCCTGAGCGGAAATTCAACTTCGTCGGCGACCACGTGATGGGCTGGTCGACCTCGATCGTGGCCCCGCCCGACGGCTCGATGATCGACTACATGGACTCGCTCGATCGTCTCGCTGCGCGCGAGGAGGATCTGTATTTCTCCGGCCACGGCCCGGAGATTCCGGACGGCCCGCGCTTCGTGCGCTTCCTGATCCGCCACCGCAAGGCGCGCGAGGCCTCGATCCTGCACCGTCTCGCCAAGGGCGAGACCGACATCCCGACCATGGTCCGCGCGATCTATATCGGCATCGACCCGCGCCTGACGACGGCCGCCGGCTATTCCGTGCTGGCGCATCTGGAAGACCTGGTCGCGCGCGGCGTGGTGGCGACGGATGGCGATCCCGTGATCACGGGATCGTACAGGATGGCTTGA
- a CDS encoding DUF1499 domain-containing protein: MARRFSAPYQTEPVSSLANWARNLAVFAVVAVVVSILILRFGFLEMKPALATFFGGLAIAALSILFGLAGFAAIWQNGSRGMARILLAFLIDGAILAYPAYLGLQYGKLPAIHDITTDPIDPPRFDALARLRTGDGTNPAVYAGLYSAEQQRQFYPDIEPIELEISVDRAYAIALQLVNKRKWLVIDERAPQPPRRVGRIEAVARSPIMGFREDISIRVVPDGEDSRVDIRSASRYFESDLGSNAARVKKFIDDLNTAADADALKPVKKTPVAPPKAPAKTVKK, from the coding sequence ATGGCCCGCAGGTTTTCCGCTCCCTATCAGACGGAACCCGTATCCAGCCTCGCGAACTGGGCACGCAATCTGGCCGTGTTCGCGGTGGTGGCGGTTGTGGTGTCGATCCTCATCCTCCGGTTCGGCTTCCTAGAGATGAAGCCGGCGCTCGCGACCTTCTTTGGCGGGCTTGCGATCGCCGCGCTCTCGATCCTGTTCGGGCTCGCCGGCTTTGCCGCGATCTGGCAGAACGGCTCGCGCGGCATGGCGCGCATCCTGCTCGCCTTCCTGATCGACGGGGCGATCCTCGCCTACCCCGCCTATCTCGGCCTGCAATACGGCAAGCTGCCGGCGATCCACGACATCACCACCGATCCGATCGACCCGCCGCGCTTCGACGCGCTGGCGCGCCTGCGCACCGGTGACGGCACCAATCCGGCCGTTTACGCCGGCCTCTATTCGGCCGAGCAGCAGCGGCAATTCTATCCCGATATCGAGCCGATCGAGCTCGAGATTTCGGTCGACCGCGCCTATGCGATCGCGCTCCAGCTCGTCAACAAGCGCAAATGGCTCGTCATCGACGAGCGCGCGCCGCAGCCGCCGCGCCGCGTCGGCCGCATCGAGGCGGTGGCGCGCTCGCCGATCATGGGTTTCCGCGAGGACATCTCGATCCGGGTCGTGCCCGACGGCGAGGATTCCCGCGTCGATATCCGCTCCGCCTCGCGCTATTTCGAGAGCGATCTCGGCAGCAACGCCGCGCGCGTAAAAAAATTCATCGACGATCTCAACACCGCCGCGGATGCAGACGCGCTGAAGCCGGTAAAGAAAACGCCGGTCGCGCCGCCCAAGGCGCCGGCGAAGACGGTGAAGAAATGA
- a CDS encoding fatty-acid--CoA ligase, with amino-acid sequence MLGLMQDWPLLCHRIIEHAARIHGKQEVVTRSVEGPIHRTTYGEIHKRALKVSQVLERDGIKLGDRVATIAWNTWRHLEVWYGIMGIGAICHTVNPRLFPEQIAWIINHAQDRIVMTDITFVPVLEKIADKLPSVERYVVLTDKAHMPETTLKNVVAYEDWIAEADGKFKWKDFDENTAAAMCYTSGTTGDPKGVLYSHRSNVLHALMANNVDALGTSASETMLPVVPLFHANSWGIAFSAPSQGTKLVMPGAKLDGASVYELLSTEKVTHTAGVPTVWLMLLQHMAANNLKLPDLKMVICGGSAMPRSMIKAFLDMGSNVRHAWGMTEMSPIGSVAALKPPFQNATGEAKLDVLQMQGYAPFAVEMKITDDAGKELPWDGTTFGRLKVSGPAVAKAYFRIDSNILDEEGFFDTGDVATIDEAGYMRITDRSKDVIKSGGEWISSIDLENLAVGHPAVAEAAVIGVFHPKWDERPLLIVQLKQGQQASREDILKFMDGKIAKWWMPDDVAFVDGIPHTATGKILKTALRDQFKDYRFPNAAA; translated from the coding sequence ATGCTTGGTTTGATGCAAGACTGGCCCCTGCTCTGCCACCGGATCATCGAACACGCCGCCAGGATTCATGGCAAGCAGGAGGTCGTTACGCGATCGGTCGAGGGACCGATCCACCGCACCACCTATGGCGAAATCCACAAGCGCGCGCTCAAGGTCTCGCAAGTGCTGGAGCGCGACGGCATCAAGCTCGGCGACCGTGTCGCAACGATCGCCTGGAACACCTGGCGCCACCTCGAAGTCTGGTACGGCATCATGGGGATCGGCGCCATCTGCCATACCGTCAATCCCCGCCTTTTCCCGGAGCAGATCGCCTGGATCATCAACCATGCGCAGGACCGCATCGTGATGACCGACATCACCTTCGTTCCGGTCCTGGAGAAGATCGCCGACAAGCTGCCAAGCGTGGAACGCTACGTCGTGCTCACCGACAAGGCGCACATGCCTGAGACCACGCTCAAGAACGTCGTCGCCTACGAGGACTGGATCGCGGAGGCCGACGGCAAATTCAAATGGAAGGACTTTGACGAGAACACGGCGGCCGCGATGTGCTACACGTCCGGCACCACCGGCGATCCGAAGGGTGTGTTGTATTCGCATCGCTCCAACGTGCTGCACGCGCTGATGGCCAACAATGTCGACGCGCTCGGCACCAGTGCCTCCGAGACAATGCTGCCGGTGGTTCCGCTGTTCCATGCCAACAGCTGGGGCATCGCCTTCTCCGCGCCCTCGCAGGGCACCAAGCTGGTGATGCCCGGCGCCAAGCTCGACGGCGCCTCGGTCTACGAGCTGCTCTCGACCGAGAAGGTGACGCATACCGCGGGCGTGCCCACGGTGTGGCTGATGCTGCTCCAGCACATGGCCGCCAACAATCTGAAGCTGCCGGATCTGAAGATGGTGATCTGCGGCGGCTCGGCGATGCCGCGCTCGATGATCAAGGCCTTCCTCGACATGGGCTCGAACGTGCGCCACGCCTGGGGCATGACCGAGATGAGCCCGATCGGCAGCGTCGCGGCACTGAAGCCGCCGTTCCAGAACGCGACCGGCGAAGCCAAGCTCGACGTGCTCCAGATGCAGGGCTATGCGCCGTTCGCGGTGGAGATGAAGATTACCGACGATGCCGGCAAGGAGCTGCCATGGGACGGCACGACCTTCGGCCGCCTGAAAGTCTCGGGCCCCGCCGTCGCCAAGGCCTATTTCCGGATCGACAGCAACATCCTCGACGAGGAGGGCTTCTTCGACACCGGTGACGTCGCGACCATCGACGAGGCCGGCTACATGCGGATCACCGACCGCTCCAAGGACGTGATCAAGTCCGGCGGCGAATGGATCTCCTCGATCGACCTCGAAAATCTCGCGGTCGGCCACCCGGCCGTGGCGGAAGCCGCCGTGATCGGCGTATTCCACCCCAAATGGGACGAGCGGCCGCTGCTGATCGTGCAGCTCAAGCAGGGCCAGCAGGCCAGCCGCGAGGACATCCTGAAGTTCATGGACGGCAAGATCGCCAAATGGTGGATGCCCGACGACGTCGCCTTCGTCGACGGCATTCCGCACACGGCCACGGGCAAGATCCTGAAGACCGCGCTGCGCGATCAATTCAAGGATTACCGATTCCCGAACGCGGCGGCGTAA
- a CDS encoding extensin family protein, with protein MSFSLPDFRRKWSCRGYMSAGAAMVTVALGLSLVLPGRAEARKFAAPLDIFGLGTPRPRAAVHSAKTPPKNPANNPAKIPLPKPRPEGAPKASDEAALETEGKPGKPDGTKPAEAAPPPEKQLSACRLALTEEIAVAPSIPDIRGPGACGGEDLVRLEAIVLPDKRKVAVKPAAILRCTMASAIAEWIRKDMVPLAASLGSTISDLDNFDSFECRGRNRVVGAMLSEHGKANALDVRAIKLANGQSIGLTDRSMPRDVRERVLHSVCGRFSTVLGPGSDWYHEDHIHLDLAQRRNDYRICQWNVWDPLPQVAPLLPAERPEEAPPREVAAKPEARPEAKPEAKDGADDEAEKSPAPADKSAGDGNKAPPHKPATKKRR; from the coding sequence ATGAGTTTTAGCCTGCCGGACTTTCGCCGCAAATGGTCTTGTCGCGGCTATATGTCCGCCGGCGCGGCAATGGTTACCGTTGCGCTGGGGCTATCGCTCGTGCTCCCCGGCAGGGCGGAGGCGCGAAAATTTGCTGCGCCGCTCGATATCTTCGGCCTTGGTACACCACGGCCGCGCGCCGCGGTTCATTCCGCCAAGACCCCTCCCAAGAACCCCGCCAACAACCCGGCCAAGATCCCGCTTCCGAAACCCCGCCCGGAAGGGGCCCCCAAAGCCTCGGACGAGGCTGCTCTGGAGACCGAAGGAAAACCCGGCAAGCCTGATGGCACCAAGCCCGCCGAGGCCGCGCCGCCGCCCGAGAAGCAGCTCTCGGCCTGCCGGCTCGCGCTGACCGAGGAGATCGCAGTCGCACCGTCCATTCCGGATATCCGCGGCCCCGGCGCCTGCGGCGGCGAGGATCTGGTGCGGCTCGAAGCCATCGTATTGCCGGACAAGCGCAAGGTGGCGGTCAAGCCGGCGGCAATTCTCCGCTGCACCATGGCCTCCGCGATCGCCGAGTGGATTCGGAAGGACATGGTGCCGCTGGCCGCCAGCCTCGGCTCGACCATCAGCGACCTCGACAATTTCGACAGCTTCGAATGCCGCGGTCGCAACCGCGTCGTGGGAGCGATGCTGTCCGAGCACGGCAAGGCCAACGCGCTCGACGTCCGTGCGATCAAGCTCGCCAACGGGCAGTCGATCGGCCTGACCGACCGCAGCATGCCGCGCGACGTCCGCGAGCGCGTGCTGCATTCGGTCTGCGGGCGCTTTTCCACCGTGCTCGGCCCGGGCTCGGACTGGTACCACGAAGACCATATCCATCTCGACCTGGCGCAGCGGCGCAACGATTACCGGATCTGCCAGTGGAACGTCTGGGATCCCCTGCCGCAGGTCGCGCCGCTGCTGCCGGCCGAACGTCCCGAGGAGGCGCCGCCGCGCGAGGTCGCGGCCAAGCCTGAAGCCAGGCCGGAAGCCAAGCCTGAGGCAAAGGATGGAGCCGATGACGAGGCGGAGAAATCCCCTGCGCCTGCGGACAAGTCGGCCGGCGATGGCAACAAGGCCCCGCCGCACAAGCCGGCAACAAAAAAGCGCCGGTAA